In Sciurus carolinensis chromosome 17, mSciCar1.2, whole genome shotgun sequence, one genomic interval encodes:
- the LOC124967955 gene encoding olfactory receptor 7G3-like gives MEPVNQTLVAEFLLLGLSEDPDLQPVLFGLLLTMYLVTVLGNLLIILAVNSDSCLHTPMYFFLCNLSLADICSTSTVVPKMLLNIQTESKAITYAGCLAQAYFFLVFLGMDNLLLTVMAYDRYVAICHPLHYTVIMNPRLCVQLVLICLLINTVDALLHTLLLLRLSFCKHLEIPHFFCDLAQILKMACSDTLVNNTVLFLATIFLGFGPVSGIIFSYTRIVSSILRIPSTGGKYKAFSTCGSHLSVVSLFYGAAIWVYLSSAIPVSPRMSALASVIYTVVTPMLNPFIYSLRNKDMKGALKKLTLECLLFCDL, from the coding sequence ATGGAGCCAGTAAACCAAACCCTTGTGGCagaattcctcctcctgggactCTCTGAGGATCCAGACCTGCAGCCTGTACTCTTTGGCCTGTTGCTgaccatgtacctggtcacagtgcttgggaacctacTCATCATTCTGGCTGTCAACTCTGACTCCtgcctccacacccccatgtacttcttcctctgcaacctgtccttggctgacaTCTGTAGCACCTCCACTGTGGTCCCTAAGATGCTGCTCAATATCCAGACAGAAAGCAAAGCCATCACTTATGCAGGCTGCCTGGCTCAGGcatattttttcttggttttcctaGGTATGGATAATTTACTGTTGACCGTGATGGCctatgatcgctatgtggccatctgccaccccctgcattacacagtcatcatgaacccCCGCCTCTGTGTCCAGCTAGTTCTGATCTGTCTGCTCATCAACACTGTGGATGCCCTGCTGCACACTCTGTTGTTGCTGCGTCTGTCTTTCTGCAAACACCTGGAGATCcctcacttcttctgtgaccttGCTCAGATCCTTAAGATGGCCTGTTCTGATACTCTTGTCAataacactgttttatttttagcaacCATCTTCTTGGGCTTTGGTCCTGTGTCTGGCATAATTTTCTCTTATACTCGAATTGTCTCCTCCATTCTGAGAATCCCATCAACTGGTGGAAAGTATAAAGCTTTTtctacctgtgggtctcacctatCTGTGGTTTCCTTGTTCTATGGGGCTGCTATTTGGGTTTACCTTAGTTCTGCTATTCCTGTATCTCCCAGAATGAGTGCTCTGGCCTCAGTGAtatacactgtggtcacccccatgctgaaccccttcatctacagcctgaggaacaaggacatgAAGGGGGCCTTGAAAAAACTCACCTTGGAATGTTTACTTTTTTGTGATCTGTAA